The sequence CAGGGGCACGTGCACTTCGAGCGGCGTGCCGGGAATGGGCAAGGGTCCGCCCGACAAGCGGAGGCGGTAGCTCAGGCGCCGGGTGTCTCCCGTCAGGGTTGCAGGCGTTCCTTCCAGACGGGCTTTCCAGTGCTGGCCATCTGCCCGCCGGACTTCCGTGAGGGTTCCCTGGGACCAGTCCTGGGGGGCCGGGAGCGGCAGTTCCAGGCGCGCCAGGGATGCGGCGGCGGACTGGAAACTGCCCAACTCAAGGCCTGCTTCGACACCTTGTCCGAGTTGGGCTTTGTATGCGACCACCGTTCCAGCACTGGGCGCCTTCAACGTGAACGTGGCTCCAGCGGTCTCAGGGCTTAGACCCCTAGCCTCCAATGCCAAACGTGAAGCTTCCTCGTCGGCCTGGGCCGTCGCTGCCTCACTACGGGCCGCCTCCAACTCCCGGCGGGAACCCGCCTGGGCCTCTGAGAGGCGCCGTTCGCGCGCAAGCTCGGCCTCGGCTCTTTGTTGCTTGGCTTTCGACGCGAGCCAGTCGGCCTTCAACCGCGCTAGTTCCGGGCTTTGAATCGTCAAAAGAGGTGTGCCGGGACCCACATGCTTTCCAGGAGGGATTGAAATGGCCGAGATGATGCCCCTCACCGGGGAGGTGAGCAAAGCCTGGGCGGTTTCATCGCCGATGGCTTCGGCGGGATACCACGCACCCTCGGCTTTAGACTCGGGCACCTGCATGAAGTGCAGGCCACGCACATCTTTCAGGGGCAAACGGTTCAGGTCTCCGGTCGATGTCTCCCCGGCATGTTGTTCGGTGGAAGGCGGCGCAGCTTCCTTCTTGTGGTCACATGAGGTGAAGGCGATCAGCGCAAGGCTCAAGGCAGAAATTTGAAGCACATTGTTCATGGGTTGTTCCCGTCGGTGAGGGCCTGGAGTTCGGCGGTGAGAAGGTGGGCGGCGTACAGGCGGCGTAGGGAGGCGACCTGGGCTTCCAAGAGCTGGCGGCGGATGGGGAGCGCTTCGGAGGGCCGCTCTTTCCCTTCGTTGAGGCGCATCCCCACGGCCCGAAGCGCGGTATCGAAGGCGGAGAATGGCGTGGGCGCGGACGTGCTTTGAAGACGGATGAGAGCCGATTGGAAACGTGCGTCCAGCTCCAGCCTTGCAATCTCCAGCTCCTGCTTCGCCGCGGAGAGATTGGCTTCGGTTTCCCGATGGATCGCTCGCGTTTCGGAAGGTCTTGGAAAGCGGTAGGCGACACCCAGTGTGGTGATGCGTTCCGGACCTTCCCGGCTGGTGCTTCCGCGCAGGCTCCACCGGCTCGTGGCCAGGGCTTCCTGCTGGCGAAGGGATTGCTCCTCCAGCCCCAACCGCGCGTCGATGGCGCGACGAAGCGAGCTGCGCTCGAACCGGGCAGGTAGGTCCAGTGCAGACAAAAGGACGGGATCGCCGGGATCGGCCAGAGGCACCGGCGTCTCAGACACGGCGGCGAGCGTGCGCAGGTTGGCCCAGGTCAGAAAGCGCGTCCTCCGCGCCTCATCGAGGTCCAGTTGGGCCCTGAGGGCTTCGCCTTCAACAAGGTTGACCTGGAACGCGGGATCAGCCCCGGCTTCGAGACGGGCGCGGGCCGCCTTGAGCCAGGTCTGCACGGTGCCGAGATCAGACTCGCGCAGCCCGAGCAAGCGCTCTGCGAGCCACGCATCTAGGTAGGCCTGCCGCAAGCGGAAGCCAGTCTCGATGCGGGCGGACTCCCGCAGAGCGGGATCGGCCTTGCCCAGGGCTTCCTCCAGACCCCGCTGGGTGCTGGGCGAGAGGAATAGGGGCAGGTCCACTTGCACCGACCGGTCGGTGGTGGAGGGGGAAAGCGACGAGGTGCGCGGGCCCGCGGAGAGCCCAACGGATGGACCCTCCCTAAGCAGACCGCTGGCGCTGCGGAGCTGTCGCTCCCGGCCCGCCAGCAGAGCTTCAGTCCGAAGCTGCTCTGGGCTGGTTCGTGCGCGCTGGAGAATTTCATCATATGAAAGGGGCGCGGGTGCCTGCGCAACCAATACGCAGGGCAAGACCCCCAGTAAAAGGGTTCTCATTCAGACCTCGGAAGAAGGACGGATATTCAGGCAGGGCTAGGCCCCGCGATGCGCTCGCTCAGCAGTTCCTCACGCCTTCGGCGGGTCCTTCTCAGGTTCGATGTAGAGGCTGATCAGCGCAGGTGCCAGCTCATCTTCGTAGCGGACAAGCGGAAGGGGGTCAGGTGGTGGTGGGGCCGGGGTCGGAGGAAGGGGAGCCGCCGTGCAACCATCGCCGCAAATGATATGGCACACCTGCACGCAATCCGCATTGTTGTCTTCGCAACGCTCTCTGCTCACCGCACCCAAGTAGAAGGTGGTAAGCACCAGGAAAAGAACCGCGATCCAACGTCTCATCCAGCGCTCACATGGACATGGGCCTGGGCTTCTTCGTTCAGGCATAGCCCGTGGTACATGAGTTTGGCGATGCAGGTATCCACGATCCGGTAGTGCACGTGGTTGCCATGCCGACGCGTGTCGAGGATGCCCATATCCACGAGACGCCGCAATTGGTTCGAAACTGCCTGGGGCTTCATTCCCACCGCTTCCGCCAAGTCGCCCATGCAAGGATCATCCAGACGGATCAGCGCATGCAACAAACGCAAGCGCGTGTCTGAGGCTAGAACCTCGAAAAGCCGTGCTAATTCCAGCGCCTTTGGACCGCTCAACAGGGGCCG comes from Holophagaceae bacterium and encodes:
- a CDS encoding efflux RND transporter periplasmic adaptor subunit — translated: MNNVLQISALSLALIAFTSCDHKKEAAPPSTEQHAGETSTGDLNRLPLKDVRGLHFMQVPESKAEGAWYPAEAIGDETAQALLTSPVRGIISAISIPPGKHVGPGTPLLTIQSPELARLKADWLASKAKQQRAEAELARERRLSEAQAGSRRELEAARSEAATAQADEEASRLALEARGLSPETAGATFTLKAPSAGTVVAYKAQLGQGVEAGLELGSFQSAAASLARLELPLPAPQDWSQGTLTEVRRADGQHWKARLEGTPATLTGDTRRLSYRLRLSGGPLPIPGTPLEVHVPLTKAMVLPQSALQQVEGIWGVFVKEGEEAVFRPVRRGVELGGDVMVLEGVKPGETVVGEGAYLLKSLQIKRKSGGEDHDH
- a CDS encoding TolC family protein — protein: MRTLLLGVLPCVLVAQAPAPLSYDEILQRARTSPEQLRTEALLAGRERQLRSASGLLREGPSVGLSAGPRTSSLSPSTTDRSVQVDLPLFLSPSTQRGLEEALGKADPALRESARIETGFRLRQAYLDAWLAERLLGLRESDLGTVQTWLKAARARLEAGADPAFQVNLVEGEALRAQLDLDEARRTRFLTWANLRTLAAVSETPVPLADPGDPVLLSALDLPARFERSSLRRAIDARLGLEEQSLRQQEALATSRWSLRGSTSREGPERITTLGVAYRFPRPSETRAIHRETEANLSAAKQELEIARLELDARFQSALIRLQSTSAPTPFSAFDTALRAVGMRLNEGKERPSEALPIRRQLLEAQVASLRRLYAAHLLTAELQALTDGNNP
- a CDS encoding winged helix-turn-helix transcriptional regulator gives rise to the protein MTNHAGHPPICPPKASLAERPLLSGPKALELARLFEVLASDTRLRLLHALIRLDDPCMGDLAEAVGMKPQAVSNQLRRLVDMGILDTRRHGNHVHYRIVDTCIAKLMYHGLCLNEEAQAHVHVSAG